The Shewanella sp. NFH-SH190041 genome has a window encoding:
- a CDS encoding acyltransferase: MKSLLSQLRGCLVFTGYFINTLFWAAPLLVISLFKLLPIKALRHLCSGILDQLASGWISTNSLMERCFHPVKLTVTGDTELARHQWYMVVANHQSWVDILILQRLFNRNIPFLKFFLKQELIYVPVLGLAWWALDFPFMRRYSTAQLKKDPKLRGKDIEITRKACAKFKHQPVSVMNFVEGTRFTSAKHGKQNSPYQHLLRPKAGGMAFALSAMTEIDKLVDVTICYCNGVPSFWDYICGRGGEIRVNIKLRDIDDAMRGDYQNDKAFKKSFQQQLNQIWQHKDQVLGQLKAG; this comes from the coding sequence ATGAAGTCACTGTTGTCTCAGCTCAGAGGATGTTTGGTCTTTACCGGGTATTTTATCAATACCTTGTTCTGGGCTGCGCCACTGTTAGTGATTAGCTTATTTAAACTTTTACCTATCAAGGCACTGCGGCACTTATGCAGCGGTATTCTCGACCAATTGGCCAGCGGCTGGATCAGCACCAATAGCCTGATGGAGCGCTGTTTTCATCCGGTCAAACTGACTGTCACCGGCGATACGGAGCTCGCCCGCCATCAATGGTATATGGTGGTCGCTAACCACCAGTCTTGGGTGGATATTTTAATTCTGCAGCGACTGTTTAACCGCAATATCCCCTTCTTAAAATTCTTTTTAAAACAAGAACTGATCTATGTGCCGGTATTGGGGTTAGCTTGGTGGGCGTTAGATTTTCCTTTTATGCGCCGTTATTCCACTGCCCAGTTGAAAAAGGACCCCAAGCTAAGAGGCAAAGATATTGAAATCACACGTAAAGCCTGTGCCAAATTTAAGCACCAACCGGTCAGCGTGATGAACTTTGTCGAAGGTACCCGCTTTACCTCGGCTAAACATGGAAAACAGAATTCACCCTACCAACACCTGCTACGCCCAAAAGCAGGCGGAATGGCATTTGCTTTGTCGGCCATGACAGAGATCGATAAACTGGTGGATGTCACCATCTGCTACTGCAATGGCGTACCCAGTTTTTGGGATTACATCTGTGGTCGTGGCGGTGAAATCCGGGTGAATATCAAGCTGCGTGACATCGATGATGCCATGCGCGGTGATTACCAGAATGACAAGGCATTCAAAAAATCCTTCCAGCAACAATTAAATCAAATTTGGCAGCACAAGGATCAAGTGCTCGGTCAGCTCAAAGCTGGCTGA
- a CDS encoding acyltransferase has product MLNFLPGPLLYAISSILLVLNTFAWGGLIFIGGLIKLLVPWQSGKLAMTRAMNRLMWLWATGNGNTLKLVTQIEWDVQGLEHLDKNSWYLVISNHLSALDIIVHSYLLRNHIPMLKYFLKKELLYVPVMGLSCWALDMPFMNRTSPAKLKRNPKLKGKDLASTRRACEKFRYIPTSIMNYVEGTRFTEEKRQRQNSPYRYLLRAKAGGIAFALSAMGEQFTNLLNITVVYPDAPSDIMAGAMKGKLSKVVVRIEALPVPEVDADEYFTNSAYRATFQRWLNQLWRDKDEQIHQLLLEHNASTSCYALHTTEPTQS; this is encoded by the coding sequence ATGTTGAATTTTTTACCCGGCCCACTGTTATATGCCATCAGTAGCATACTACTGGTACTGAACACCTTTGCCTGGGGAGGGCTTATCTTTATCGGCGGACTGATAAAGCTGCTGGTTCCTTGGCAAAGTGGCAAGCTGGCCATGACCAGAGCAATGAACCGGCTCATGTGGCTATGGGCCACTGGTAACGGTAATACCCTAAAACTAGTCACTCAAATAGAATGGGATGTTCAAGGGCTAGAACATCTGGACAAAAACAGCTGGTATCTGGTGATCAGTAACCACCTTAGTGCTTTGGATATTATTGTACACAGCTATCTGCTACGTAACCATATCCCCATGCTGAAGTATTTTCTGAAAAAAGAACTGCTGTACGTACCTGTGATGGGACTCAGTTGCTGGGCGCTAGATATGCCCTTTATGAATCGCACCAGTCCAGCAAAGCTAAAGCGTAATCCTAAGCTTAAAGGTAAGGATCTCGCTTCGACCCGTCGCGCCTGTGAAAAATTCCGCTATATTCCCACCAGCATTATGAATTATGTGGAAGGCACCCGTTTCACAGAGGAAAAACGTCAACGGCAAAACTCCCCTTACCGTTATTTATTACGGGCAAAGGCCGGCGGTATCGCATTTGCGCTGTCCGCCATGGGAGAACAATTTACTAATCTGCTCAATATCACCGTTGTGTACCCAGATGCACCCAGCGATATTATGGCTGGAGCGATGAAAGGCAAATTAAGTAAAGTTGTGGTGCGGATTGAAGCGCTGCCGGTTCCGGAAGTCGATGCGGATGAATACTTTACTAACAGTGCCTATCGGGCAACCTTCCAACGCTGGTTGAATCAGCTGTGGCGTGACAAAGATGAGCAGATCCACCAACTGCTGCTGGAGCATAATGCCAGCACCAGCTGTTATGCGCTGCATACTACCGAGCCAACTCAATCCTGA
- a CDS encoding DUF523 domain-containing protein, with protein sequence MEKILISRCLLGHPVRYDGGDNRLDLACLALWQSQGRLVPVCPEVEGGLPIPRPPAEQGHGRVMTCDGQDVTAQFRRGATLAVAKVKAQGIRLAILKARSPSCGSGLIYDGSFSRTVIPGDGITAAALKQTGVTVFTELELAQAESLLAALEGRETSGITELDGK encoded by the coding sequence ATGGAAAAAATTTTAATTAGCCGTTGTTTACTGGGGCATCCGGTACGGTATGACGGAGGGGATAATCGCCTAGATCTTGCCTGTTTAGCCCTGTGGCAGTCACAGGGGCGCTTAGTGCCTGTCTGCCCTGAGGTGGAAGGTGGATTGCCTATCCCACGCCCGCCAGCTGAGCAGGGACATGGCCGAGTAATGACCTGTGACGGGCAGGATGTGACAGCGCAGTTTCGTCGCGGTGCGACACTGGCGGTGGCAAAGGTGAAAGCGCAGGGGATCCGATTGGCGATTTTAAAAGCCCGTAGTCCATCTTGTGGCAGCGGACTCATTTATGATGGCAGTTTCAGCCGCACTGTAATCCCGGGGGATGGGATAACCGCGGCCGCATTAAAACAGACGGGTGTGACGGTATTTACTGAGTTGGAATTGGCTCAGGCTGAAAGTTTGTTAGCCGCATTGGAAGGGCGAGAGACCTCAGGCATAACTGAACTGGACGGGAAATAA
- a CDS encoding GntR family transcriptional regulator yields the protein MRSNGTDNHSVTIKSGRLVDQVLAELQRRIIHGELAPGSKINEQDIAGDFGISRGPAREALQALERQRLVVRAPHIGARVASLSISELNELYQLRSVLESMACELAASRITPAQLDKLNTLIAAQQTALTAEDSDFQQQRDVDFHYQIIQASGNRHLQETLMGGLYHLLRMYRYQTSNRQRPVQAIAEHRAIVDAIADRDGELAALLMRRHIEQGRINTEQTLKTMQQADAGLPPIE from the coding sequence ATGCGCAGTAATGGAACAGACAACCACAGCGTCACAATCAAAAGCGGTCGGCTGGTTGATCAGGTGCTGGCTGAACTGCAACGCCGCATTATCCACGGTGAACTGGCCCCGGGCAGCAAAATCAATGAGCAAGATATTGCCGGCGATTTTGGTATTAGCCGCGGGCCGGCACGGGAAGCTCTGCAAGCGTTAGAACGCCAGCGGCTAGTCGTCAGAGCGCCCCATATTGGTGCCAGGGTCGCCAGTTTGAGCATCAGTGAATTAAATGAGCTGTATCAACTGCGCAGCGTGCTGGAATCAATGGCTTGTGAGTTAGCCGCCAGTCGGATCACGCCGGCGCAATTGGACAAACTCAACACCCTGATTGCAGCCCAACAAACGGCGTTAACGGCAGAAGATAGCGATTTTCAACAGCAGCGCGATGTGGATTTTCACTACCAGATTATTCAGGCTAGTGGTAACCGCCACCTGCAGGAAACCCTGATGGGCGGGCTGTACCACTTGCTGCGCATGTACCGTTATCAAACCTCCAACCGACAGCGGCCAGTACAGGCTATTGCCGAACACAGAGCCATTGTTGATGCCATCGCGGATCGTGATGGCGAGCTGGCCGCCCTTTTAATGCGGCGGCATATCGAACAAGGCCGCATCAATACCGAACAGACACTGAAAACCATGCAGCAGGCCGACGCCGGGCTGCCTCCCATCGAATAA